From Cinclus cinclus chromosome 2, bCinCin1.1, whole genome shotgun sequence, one genomic window encodes:
- the CTC1 gene encoding CST complex subunit CTC1 isoform X2, protein MAAPGAAEQRWLRAARDFVRRALSGPTGREPAALEAVLRCLRNAGGGTLPLAYSFISISDLQHQQHIPCCSHLNWSTNEFKEWSHQGQGALPMQSTLPRTYLILVGYLTDGRQENKEKLVDGCLYVKDSTGIIPCELLHFELEWLESLFVFPSWSYIPQTDQSAAGYLEILVDPVPVDAPKEVLYSIPVTSPVSAEPLLTSRIPCKKRSKLTVAGELTRLGPLLCVHHKTFFFLFLKCFASAICVPVLVQKPSQLVWHHVLQLGHRYTVTGLSMSSLKKSGQTTFVTSVSSCLLPYCAEQVREQPLNSAWQGESTQSSSLETAEQLSCSLQLGAEEERPRPTKESKIISYVGFITKILNVQAGLFLLDNQVCLCLAYQPMLNIVRGLRPGACVELIDVHLLQKPLVSFPFTVLGACLSTTVVLRSFSRLSTPYQPLISSGNLCLQLLFHFNLGMPLYLWLVSLMETFEERFSCFFGRRRLLSSMHENPGAAEKFLVPLLQAMVPDREEARDIYKEILSKIHQCPLQKYLILNPPCQAPSLSAVCRVAEQKSWEGFSPSQLLSPLEAQHLGTQELNRRLVWSYCTLSAESLQPRVILLGVLRVSSRSSSLQLQDKSGTLPCVISRKDGSPFAQTALIGSLLQVENYQLVVERFLKTDFPSWEHLENVKHVREKKASVYVQFYFEDVQVLHAAEGQIQKGLRSGNSSSLRKKKDSSTTSELETPAAKMLKLEDPKADTGRDGNCQGDQSSTRTMGCVSHLFLVTQKEGLMLRNYQLPTEEAKETKELQCSFQATVLWLGRPRLWSHPGEIGNLLELEETGCDGKEGVMQQEALLLFMGKSLRWFPFLHVDGLYRFVVPCCSDLEVFDKLCFPPVPATFLSRPSSPLCLLVQDSWHLEHETWISCLPERQLTAMSMLTGTEQRTASIPEVLSSSFTGSLVSFCGEIMERTLCASPKNEKPPLARGLPKQKGTLLSRDHSVKLSVSPAPGSPVVMDIYITATYLQHLWGLLPGAKFLFQNLERKISRFHNVYCTYIASSCVSIISLPSSHLPFPSSLAGEASSPPLVFLSSLRPQLQNLAQARILCHLSCVLTVCLQWICSLCSCIFKEGRCTRHNPPCPSQTGVRQASARVLVEDGTGEAVVLCKNEHVAAVLGLSLLEWEAVQNCVRSRGSVCIQHGEAPGTGCLEELKDLVACYLRSLCRSPLICRPILLDFSLDRKPSKILQPAPLQLRNFRCGEMEFVSQVGPRPSLLCLKVEEVGQDALHYLNSQRMSRTSSSC, encoded by the exons ATGGCGGCGCCCGGCGCGGCG GAGCAGCGCTGGCTACGGGCGGCTCGGGACTTCGTTCGCCGGGCGCTCTCGGGTCCGACCGGGCGGGAGCCAGCAGCGCTGGAGGCGGTGCTGCGATGCCTGCGGAACGCGGGGGGCGGGACGCTGCCGCTCGCCTACAG ttttATCTCCATCTCTGAcctgcagcatcagcagcacATACCGTGCTGCAGCCACCTGAACTGGAGCACTAATGAATTTAAAGAATGGTCTCATCAAGGACAAGGTGCTTTACCCATGCAGAGCACTTTGCCAAGGACTTACCTGATCCTGGTTGGCTATTTAACAGATGGAaggcaagaaaacaaagaaaagctggTAGATGGTTGCCTATACGTGAAGGACAGTACTGGGATAATTCCATGTGAG CTCTTGCACTTTGAACTGGAGTGGCTGGAGTCactgtttgtcttcccaagctGGTCGTATATACCACAGACAGACCAGAGTGCCGCAGGATACTTGGAAATCCTGGTGGATCCAGTGCCAGTAGATGCCCCCAAGGAAGTACTTTACAGCATTCCAGTCACCTCCCCAGTGTCAGCTGAGCCACTGCTTACCTCCAG GATTCCATGTAAGAAAAGATCAAAGCTTACTGTAGCAGGGGAATTGACCAGACTCGGGCCTCTCCTTTGTGTTCACCACAAGacattcttctttctgtttctgaagtGCTTTGCCTCTGCCATTTGTGTCCCTGTACTGGTACAA AAACCCAGCCAGCTGGTGTGGCATCATGTCCTTCAGCTGGGTCACAGGTACACAGTCACAGGCCTGAGTATGTCCAGCCTGAAGAAATCTGGACAAACGACGTTCGTCACCAGTGTTTCTTCCTGCCTTTTGCCCTACTGTGCAGAGCAGGTGAGGGAGCAGCCACTGAACAGTGCTTGGCAAGGAGAATCCACTCAGTCTTCTTCCCTTGAGACTGCTGAGCAGCTCAGTTGCTCCTTGCAGCTGGGGGCTGAAGAAGAGAGGCCAAGACCAACTAAAGAGTCCAAGATAATCTCCTATGTG gGATTTATCACCAAAATACTTAATGTCCAAGCTGGTCTCTTTTTACTGGATAACCAAGTCTGCTTGTGCCTTGCTTACCAGCCAATGCTGAACATTGTGAGGGGACTCCGACCAGGAGCCTGTGTGGAG CTCATCGATGTCCACCTCCTGCAGAAGCCTCTGGTGTCCTTCCCTTTCACTGTACTCGGTGCTTGCCTGAGCACCACAGTTGTGCTGAGGAGTTTTTCAAGGCTCAGCACCCCCTACCAGCCACTGATCTCTTCAGGAAATCTCTGCTTACAGCTGCTCTTCCACTTCAATCTTGGAATGCCACTGTACCTCTGGCTGGTGAGCCTCATGGAGACATTTGAGGAGAG GTTCTCTTGTTTCTTTGGGCGCCGTCGACTGCTTAGCTCTATGCACGAaaatcctggagctgctgaaaaGTTCCTTGTCCCCCTTCTGCAAGCTATGGTGCCAGACAGAGAGGAAGCAAGAGATATTTATAAAGAAATTCTATCAAAAATACACCAGTGTCCCCTGCAGAAA TATTTGATTCTGAACCCTCCATGCCAGGCCCCATCTCTGTCTGCAGTTTGCCGTGTGGCAgaacagaagagctgggaaGGCTTCAGTCCATCACAGTTGCTTTCCCCCTTGGAGGCACAGCATTTGGGCACCCAGGAGCTGAATCGCAGACTGGTTTGGTCCTACTGCACACTCTCAGCAGAAAGTCTCCAGCCCCGAGTG ATACTCTTGGGTGTTCTGAGGGTCTCCTCCAGGAGCAGTTccctccagctgcaggacaaGAGCGGGACACTTCCCTGTGTGATCTCCCGTAAGGATGGTAGCCCCTTTGCCCAGACTGCTCTCATAG GATCACTCTTGCAGGTGGAAAACTACCAGCTTGTAGTGGAGAGATTCCTTAAGACTGATTTTCCCTCCTGGGAACACCTAGAAAATGTGAAGCatgtgagagagaaaaaagctaG TGTCTATGTGCAGTTCTACTTTGAGGATGTCCAGGTTCTCCATGCTGCTGAAGGACAAATCCAGAAAGGCCTTAGGAGTGGAAACAGCTCCTCtttgaggaagaagaaagacagCAGCACAACATCTGAGCTGGAAACCCCAGCagcaaaaatgctgaaattggAGGATCCCAAGGCAGATACTGGCAGAGATGGGAACTGTCAGGGGGAccagagcagcaccagaacAATGGGTTGTGTATCTCACCTGTTCTTGGTTACCCAGAAGGAGGGGCTCATGTTGCGCAATTACCAACTCCCCACGGAAGAAGCGAAGGAAACAAAGGAGCTGCAGTGCAGTTTCCAAGCCACTGTGCTGTGGCTGGGCAGACCACGGCTCTGGAGCCACCCTGGAGAAATTGGGAATCTATTAGAGCTGGAGGAGACTGGCTGTGATGGAAAAGAGGGTGTGATGCAGCAAGAA GCACTTCTGCTCTTTATGGGGAAGTCTCTGCGATGGTTTCCATTCCTGCACGTGGATGGACTGTATCGCTTTGTTGTGCCCTGCTGCTCG GACTTGGAAGTGTTTGACAAGCTCTGTTTTCCACCTGTGCCAGCAACGTTCCTGAGTAGGCCATCCTCCCCATTGTGCCTGCTTGTCCAAGATAGCTGGCACTTAGAGCATGAGACCTGGATCTCCTGTCTACCTGAGCGCCAG CTGACAGCCATGTCGATGCTgacaggcacagagcagagaacagcCTCCATTCCAGAAGTGCTTAGCAGCAG TTTCACAGGTTCCCTTGTTTCTTTCTGTGGTGAGATCATGGAGAGGACCTTGTGTGCCTCTCCCAAGAATGAGAAGCCACCTTTGGCCCGTGGCcttccaaagcagaaag GGACTCTGCTGTCCAGGGATCACAGCGTGAAGCTCAGTGTCtcacctgctccaggctccCCTGTTGTGATGGACATTTATATTACTGCCACTtacctgcagcatctctgggGTTTGCTACCTGGAGCCAAGTTCCTCTTCCAGAACTTGGAGCGCAAGATCTCAAG ATTCCATAATGTTTATTGCACATACATTGCCTCCAGCTGTGTGAGCATCATATCTCTGCCATCTTCTCACCTACCTTTTCCTTCTAG TCTTGCAGGAGAAGCTTCATCCCCCCCACTAGTGTTTCTATCCAGCTTGAGACCTCAGCTGCAAAACCTGGCCCAGGCCCGGATTTTATGCCACTTGTCCTGTGTACTGACTGTGTGCCTGCAATGGATTTGCTCACTTTGCAGCTGCATCTTCAAAGAG GGGAGGTGCACCCGACACAATCCTCCATGTCCATCACAAACAGGAGTGAGGCAAGCCAGTGCACG AGTGCTGGTGGAGGATGGAACAGGTGaagctgtggtgctgtgcaagaATGAACatgtggcagcagtgctgggcctGAGCCTTCTTGAGTGGGAAGCTGTGCAGAACTGTGTGCGGAGCAGGGGCAGTGTGTGCATTCAGCATGGGGAAGCTCCTGGAACAGGG tgTCTAGAGGAACTCAAGGATCTTGTTGCTTGTTACCTAAGGAGTCTTTGCAGGAGTCCTCTCATATGTCGGCCTATCCTGTTGGATTTCAGCCTAGACAGGAAGCCCTCCAAGATCCTGCAGCCTG ctcccctgcagctgcggaATTTTCGCTGTGGTGAAATGGAGTTCGTGTCACAAGTAGGGCCTCGTCCAAGCCTGCTGTGCCTGAAGGTGGAGGAAGTGGGACAAGATGCCTTACACTACCTGAACAGCCAGAGGATGAGCAGGACATCCAGTTCCTGCTGA
- the CTC1 gene encoding CST complex subunit CTC1 isoform X1, translating into MAAPGAAEQRWLRAARDFVRRALSGPTGREPAALEAVLRCLRNAGGGTLPLAYSFISISDLQHQQHIPCCSHLNWSTNEFKEWSHQGQGALPMQSTLPRTYLILVGYLTDGRQENKEKLVDGCLYVKDSTGIIPCELLHFELEWLESLFVFPSWSYIPQTDQSAAGYLEILVDPVPVDAPKEVLYSIPVTSPVSAEPLLTSRIPCKKRSKLTVAGELTRLGPLLCVHHKTFFFLFLKCFASAICVPVLVQKPSQLVWHHVLQLGHRYTVTGLSMSSLKKSGQTTFVTSVSSCLLPYCAEQVREQPLNSAWQGESTQSSSLETAEQLSCSLQLGAEEERPRPTKESKIISYVGFITKILNVQAGLFLLDNQVCLCLAYQPMLNIVRGLRPGACVELIDVHLLQKPLVSFPFTVLGACLSTTVVLRSFSRLSTPYQPLISSGNLCLQLLFHFNLGMPLYLWLVSLMETFEERFSCFFGRRRLLSSMHENPGAAEKFLVPLLQAMVPDREEARDIYKEILSKIHQCPLQKYLILNPPCQAPSLSAVCRVAEQKSWEGFSPSQLLSPLEAQHLGTQELNRRLVWSYCTLSAESLQPRVILLGVLRVSSRSSSLQLQDKSGTLPCVISRKDGSPFAQTALIGSLLQVENYQLVVERFLKTDFPSWEHLENVKHVREKKASVYVQFYFEDVQVLHAAEGQIQKGLRSGNSSSLRKKKDSSTTSELETPAAKMLKLEDPKADTGRDGNCQGDQSSTRTMGCVSHLFLVTQKEGLMLRNYQLPTEEAKETKELQCSFQATVLWLGRPRLWSHPGEIGNLLELEETGCDGKEGVMQQEQALLLFMGKSLRWFPFLHVDGLYRFVVPCCSDLEVFDKLCFPPVPATFLSRPSSPLCLLVQDSWHLEHETWISCLPERQLTAMSMLTGTEQRTASIPEVLSSSFTGSLVSFCGEIMERTLCASPKNEKPPLARGLPKQKGTLLSRDHSVKLSVSPAPGSPVVMDIYITATYLQHLWGLLPGAKFLFQNLERKISRFHNVYCTYIASSCVSIISLPSSHLPFPSSLAGEASSPPLVFLSSLRPQLQNLAQARILCHLSCVLTVCLQWICSLCSCIFKEGRCTRHNPPCPSQTGVRQASARVLVEDGTGEAVVLCKNEHVAAVLGLSLLEWEAVQNCVRSRGSVCIQHGEAPGTGCLEELKDLVACYLRSLCRSPLICRPILLDFSLDRKPSKILQPAPLQLRNFRCGEMEFVSQVGPRPSLLCLKVEEVGQDALHYLNSQRMSRTSSSC; encoded by the exons ATGGCGGCGCCCGGCGCGGCG GAGCAGCGCTGGCTACGGGCGGCTCGGGACTTCGTTCGCCGGGCGCTCTCGGGTCCGACCGGGCGGGAGCCAGCAGCGCTGGAGGCGGTGCTGCGATGCCTGCGGAACGCGGGGGGCGGGACGCTGCCGCTCGCCTACAG ttttATCTCCATCTCTGAcctgcagcatcagcagcacATACCGTGCTGCAGCCACCTGAACTGGAGCACTAATGAATTTAAAGAATGGTCTCATCAAGGACAAGGTGCTTTACCCATGCAGAGCACTTTGCCAAGGACTTACCTGATCCTGGTTGGCTATTTAACAGATGGAaggcaagaaaacaaagaaaagctggTAGATGGTTGCCTATACGTGAAGGACAGTACTGGGATAATTCCATGTGAG CTCTTGCACTTTGAACTGGAGTGGCTGGAGTCactgtttgtcttcccaagctGGTCGTATATACCACAGACAGACCAGAGTGCCGCAGGATACTTGGAAATCCTGGTGGATCCAGTGCCAGTAGATGCCCCCAAGGAAGTACTTTACAGCATTCCAGTCACCTCCCCAGTGTCAGCTGAGCCACTGCTTACCTCCAG GATTCCATGTAAGAAAAGATCAAAGCTTACTGTAGCAGGGGAATTGACCAGACTCGGGCCTCTCCTTTGTGTTCACCACAAGacattcttctttctgtttctgaagtGCTTTGCCTCTGCCATTTGTGTCCCTGTACTGGTACAA AAACCCAGCCAGCTGGTGTGGCATCATGTCCTTCAGCTGGGTCACAGGTACACAGTCACAGGCCTGAGTATGTCCAGCCTGAAGAAATCTGGACAAACGACGTTCGTCACCAGTGTTTCTTCCTGCCTTTTGCCCTACTGTGCAGAGCAGGTGAGGGAGCAGCCACTGAACAGTGCTTGGCAAGGAGAATCCACTCAGTCTTCTTCCCTTGAGACTGCTGAGCAGCTCAGTTGCTCCTTGCAGCTGGGGGCTGAAGAAGAGAGGCCAAGACCAACTAAAGAGTCCAAGATAATCTCCTATGTG gGATTTATCACCAAAATACTTAATGTCCAAGCTGGTCTCTTTTTACTGGATAACCAAGTCTGCTTGTGCCTTGCTTACCAGCCAATGCTGAACATTGTGAGGGGACTCCGACCAGGAGCCTGTGTGGAG CTCATCGATGTCCACCTCCTGCAGAAGCCTCTGGTGTCCTTCCCTTTCACTGTACTCGGTGCTTGCCTGAGCACCACAGTTGTGCTGAGGAGTTTTTCAAGGCTCAGCACCCCCTACCAGCCACTGATCTCTTCAGGAAATCTCTGCTTACAGCTGCTCTTCCACTTCAATCTTGGAATGCCACTGTACCTCTGGCTGGTGAGCCTCATGGAGACATTTGAGGAGAG GTTCTCTTGTTTCTTTGGGCGCCGTCGACTGCTTAGCTCTATGCACGAaaatcctggagctgctgaaaaGTTCCTTGTCCCCCTTCTGCAAGCTATGGTGCCAGACAGAGAGGAAGCAAGAGATATTTATAAAGAAATTCTATCAAAAATACACCAGTGTCCCCTGCAGAAA TATTTGATTCTGAACCCTCCATGCCAGGCCCCATCTCTGTCTGCAGTTTGCCGTGTGGCAgaacagaagagctgggaaGGCTTCAGTCCATCACAGTTGCTTTCCCCCTTGGAGGCACAGCATTTGGGCACCCAGGAGCTGAATCGCAGACTGGTTTGGTCCTACTGCACACTCTCAGCAGAAAGTCTCCAGCCCCGAGTG ATACTCTTGGGTGTTCTGAGGGTCTCCTCCAGGAGCAGTTccctccagctgcaggacaaGAGCGGGACACTTCCCTGTGTGATCTCCCGTAAGGATGGTAGCCCCTTTGCCCAGACTGCTCTCATAG GATCACTCTTGCAGGTGGAAAACTACCAGCTTGTAGTGGAGAGATTCCTTAAGACTGATTTTCCCTCCTGGGAACACCTAGAAAATGTGAAGCatgtgagagagaaaaaagctaG TGTCTATGTGCAGTTCTACTTTGAGGATGTCCAGGTTCTCCATGCTGCTGAAGGACAAATCCAGAAAGGCCTTAGGAGTGGAAACAGCTCCTCtttgaggaagaagaaagacagCAGCACAACATCTGAGCTGGAAACCCCAGCagcaaaaatgctgaaattggAGGATCCCAAGGCAGATACTGGCAGAGATGGGAACTGTCAGGGGGAccagagcagcaccagaacAATGGGTTGTGTATCTCACCTGTTCTTGGTTACCCAGAAGGAGGGGCTCATGTTGCGCAATTACCAACTCCCCACGGAAGAAGCGAAGGAAACAAAGGAGCTGCAGTGCAGTTTCCAAGCCACTGTGCTGTGGCTGGGCAGACCACGGCTCTGGAGCCACCCTGGAGAAATTGGGAATCTATTAGAGCTGGAGGAGACTGGCTGTGATGGAAAAGAGGGTGTGATGCAGCAAGAA CAGGCACTTCTGCTCTTTATGGGGAAGTCTCTGCGATGGTTTCCATTCCTGCACGTGGATGGACTGTATCGCTTTGTTGTGCCCTGCTGCTCG GACTTGGAAGTGTTTGACAAGCTCTGTTTTCCACCTGTGCCAGCAACGTTCCTGAGTAGGCCATCCTCCCCATTGTGCCTGCTTGTCCAAGATAGCTGGCACTTAGAGCATGAGACCTGGATCTCCTGTCTACCTGAGCGCCAG CTGACAGCCATGTCGATGCTgacaggcacagagcagagaacagcCTCCATTCCAGAAGTGCTTAGCAGCAG TTTCACAGGTTCCCTTGTTTCTTTCTGTGGTGAGATCATGGAGAGGACCTTGTGTGCCTCTCCCAAGAATGAGAAGCCACCTTTGGCCCGTGGCcttccaaagcagaaag GGACTCTGCTGTCCAGGGATCACAGCGTGAAGCTCAGTGTCtcacctgctccaggctccCCTGTTGTGATGGACATTTATATTACTGCCACTtacctgcagcatctctgggGTTTGCTACCTGGAGCCAAGTTCCTCTTCCAGAACTTGGAGCGCAAGATCTCAAG ATTCCATAATGTTTATTGCACATACATTGCCTCCAGCTGTGTGAGCATCATATCTCTGCCATCTTCTCACCTACCTTTTCCTTCTAG TCTTGCAGGAGAAGCTTCATCCCCCCCACTAGTGTTTCTATCCAGCTTGAGACCTCAGCTGCAAAACCTGGCCCAGGCCCGGATTTTATGCCACTTGTCCTGTGTACTGACTGTGTGCCTGCAATGGATTTGCTCACTTTGCAGCTGCATCTTCAAAGAG GGGAGGTGCACCCGACACAATCCTCCATGTCCATCACAAACAGGAGTGAGGCAAGCCAGTGCACG AGTGCTGGTGGAGGATGGAACAGGTGaagctgtggtgctgtgcaagaATGAACatgtggcagcagtgctgggcctGAGCCTTCTTGAGTGGGAAGCTGTGCAGAACTGTGTGCGGAGCAGGGGCAGTGTGTGCATTCAGCATGGGGAAGCTCCTGGAACAGGG tgTCTAGAGGAACTCAAGGATCTTGTTGCTTGTTACCTAAGGAGTCTTTGCAGGAGTCCTCTCATATGTCGGCCTATCCTGTTGGATTTCAGCCTAGACAGGAAGCCCTCCAAGATCCTGCAGCCTG ctcccctgcagctgcggaATTTTCGCTGTGGTGAAATGGAGTTCGTGTCACAAGTAGGGCCTCGTCCAAGCCTGCTGTGCCTGAAGGTGGAGGAAGTGGGACAAGATGCCTTACACTACCTGAACAGCCAGAGGATGAGCAGGACATCCAGTTCCTGCTGA